The Cellulomonas sp. P24 genome contains a region encoding:
- a CDS encoding PKD domain-containing protein, with product MTRHRTSRTTVAVVALLCMSPAARADVGPEVDPSIGAYARSSSVDVAATAGTAAATPRKATAPEGDVRWRRAAMVVCTDNQGTDVPLHDADFTCEDGPTFPAPHTCPDGQHPLDALYRQERDPTRPTGWSAWARVADPTCVTDPDLTATLATELQNLPLTPSPVSIPPNGWVMVNMDTVVYTTPDPQTLHTTVLGQPVTITARPIRFTWDFADGSTPLTTTDPGRPFPHQTVAYQYPHGGTYTITLTTTWVADYQLTGTTTWEPVPGTATTTTTANPLTVYTARSHLVADPLHQPTHPTSTCPRTRRASSSGAFCHDTPACR from the coding sequence ATGACCCGCCACCGGACGAGCCGCACGACGGTTGCCGTGGTCGCGCTCCTGTGCATGTCACCAGCCGCCCGGGCAGATGTCGGCCCCGAAGTCGATCCCTCGATCGGCGCCTATGCACGCTCCTCGTCGGTTGATGTCGCGGCCACCGCGGGAACGGCAGCCGCCACCCCGCGCAAGGCGACTGCTCCGGAGGGTGATGTGCGGTGGCGGCGGGCGGCGATGGTCGTGTGCACCGACAACCAGGGCACCGACGTCCCCCTGCACGACGCGGACTTCACCTGCGAGGACGGACCGACGTTCCCCGCACCACACACCTGCCCCGACGGCCAGCACCCCCTCGACGCCCTGTACCGCCAAGAACGCGACCCCACCCGACCCACCGGCTGGTCCGCATGGGCACGCGTGGCCGACCCCACCTGCGTGACCGACCCCGACCTCACCGCCACCCTGGCCACCGAGCTGCAGAACCTGCCCCTGACCCCCTCACCGGTCTCCATCCCCCCCAACGGATGGGTCATGGTCAACATGGACACCGTCGTCTACACCACACCCGACCCACAGACCCTGCACACCACCGTCCTGGGCCAACCCGTGACCATCACCGCCCGCCCCATCCGGTTCACCTGGGACTTCGCCGACGGCTCCACGCCCCTGACCACCACCGACCCCGGCCGCCCCTTCCCCCACCAGACCGTCGCCTACCAGTACCCCCACGGCGGGACCTACACGATCACCCTGACCACCACCTGGGTCGCCGACTACCAGCTCACCGGCACCACCACCTGGGAACCCGTCCCCGGCACCGCCACCACAACCACCACCGCCAACCCACTGACGGTCTACACCGCCCGATCCCACCTCGTCGCCGACCCCCTGCACCAACCCACACATCCCACCTCCACGTGCCCACGCACCCGCCGTGCGTCGTCAAGTGGAGCGTTCTGCCACGACACGCCCGCGTGTCGCTGA
- the topA gene encoding type I DNA topoisomerase: MSAPRKLVIVESPAKARTIAGYLGAGFEVEASVGHIRDLPQPSEMPADMKKGPYGKFAVDVDNGFDPYYVVDADKKKKVAELKRLLKDSDELYLATDEDREGEAIAWHLLQELKPKVPVKRMVFHEITREAIHRALENTRDLDTRLVDAQETRRILDRLYGYEVSPVLWRKVRQGLSAGRVQSVATRLVVERERERMAFCAADYWDVSGEFAATVGPDAGDAFRARLTSLDGRRVASGRDFDDRGALRSADAVHLDEAAAGALVAALDGADVTVRSLETKPYTRRPAAPFTTSTLQQEASRKLRFGSRQTMRTAQTLYENGYITYMRTDSPVLSAQAIEAARRQAAELYGPEYVPDAPRVYTAKNKGAQEAHEAIRPAGDAFRTPAEVSREISGDQFRLYELIWKRTVASQMADSRGSTASVRLAALAPGLGAGGAAQEAVFSASGTVITFRGFMAAYEEGRDVDRYTDGTEDANTKDKDDTQTRLPQLAEGDAVDSRGLESDGHHTSPPPRYTEASLIKALEERGIGRPSTYAATISVIQDRGYVTSRGQALVPSWLAFAVTRLLEEHFDWLVDYDFTAEMENDLDAIAAGEKERVAWLTRFYFGDGTGRTEGEGLRHLVDDLGEIDAREINSIPIGEGITLRVGRYGPYLEGPPETADGEPRRASVPQELAPDELTVEKALELFETQVDGDLVLGDDPSTGTTIVARSGRFGPYVTELLPEPELDPGLSAAAKKKALAAAPKPRTASLLKSMQLQTITLEDALRLLSLPRVVGIDPESGEPITAQNGRYGPYLKKGTDSRTLASEEAMFDVTLEEALAIYAQPKRGRGATTTPPLRELGTDPTSERPIVVKEGRFGAYVTDGVTNRTLPRDVTPESITPEQAVELLAEKRAQAPTKKKPPARKPAAKKPAAKKPAAAKK; encoded by the coding sequence ATGTCCGCTCCTCGCAAGCTGGTCATCGTGGAGTCCCCCGCGAAGGCACGCACCATCGCGGGCTACCTCGGTGCGGGCTTCGAGGTGGAGGCGAGCGTCGGGCACATCCGCGACCTCCCGCAGCCGTCGGAGATGCCGGCGGACATGAAGAAGGGCCCGTACGGCAAGTTCGCGGTCGACGTCGACAACGGCTTCGATCCGTACTACGTGGTGGACGCCGACAAGAAGAAGAAGGTCGCCGAGCTCAAGCGCCTGCTCAAGGACTCGGACGAGCTCTACCTCGCGACCGATGAGGACCGCGAGGGCGAGGCGATCGCCTGGCACCTGCTGCAGGAGCTCAAGCCGAAGGTCCCCGTCAAGCGGATGGTGTTCCACGAGATCACCCGGGAGGCGATCCACCGGGCCCTGGAGAACACGCGCGACCTCGACACCCGGCTGGTCGACGCCCAGGAGACGCGTCGCATCCTGGACCGCCTCTACGGCTACGAGGTCTCCCCGGTGCTGTGGCGCAAGGTCCGCCAGGGTCTGTCCGCCGGCCGCGTCCAGTCGGTCGCGACGCGCCTCGTCGTCGAGCGCGAGCGCGAGCGGATGGCGTTCTGCGCGGCCGACTACTGGGACGTGTCGGGCGAGTTCGCCGCCACGGTCGGGCCCGACGCGGGTGACGCGTTCCGCGCGCGGCTGACGAGCCTGGACGGGCGTCGTGTGGCGAGCGGCCGCGACTTCGACGACCGGGGTGCGCTCCGGTCGGCCGACGCCGTCCACCTGGACGAGGCTGCTGCCGGCGCGCTGGTCGCCGCCCTCGACGGTGCGGACGTCACGGTCCGCAGCCTGGAGACCAAGCCGTACACGCGTCGTCCCGCCGCGCCCTTCACGACGTCGACCCTCCAGCAGGAGGCGTCCCGCAAGCTGCGCTTCGGCTCCCGGCAGACGATGCGGACCGCGCAGACGCTGTACGAGAACGGCTACATCACCTACATGCGTACCGACTCGCCGGTGCTGAGCGCGCAGGCGATCGAGGCCGCGCGCCGCCAGGCCGCCGAGCTGTACGGGCCCGAGTACGTCCCGGACGCGCCGCGGGTGTACACCGCGAAGAACAAGGGGGCGCAGGAGGCCCACGAGGCGATCCGTCCGGCCGGTGACGCGTTCCGCACCCCGGCCGAGGTGTCCCGTGAGATCTCCGGGGACCAGTTCCGCCTGTACGAGCTGATCTGGAAGCGGACGGTCGCCTCGCAGATGGCCGACTCGCGCGGGTCCACGGCGTCGGTGAGGCTCGCTGCTCTCGCGCCCGGCCTGGGTGCGGGCGGTGCCGCGCAGGAGGCGGTGTTCTCCGCCTCCGGCACGGTCATCACGTTCCGCGGCTTCATGGCGGCGTACGAGGAGGGGCGTGACGTCGACCGCTACACCGACGGCACCGAGGACGCGAACACCAAGGACAAGGACGACACGCAGACCCGCCTGCCGCAGCTCGCCGAGGGGGATGCGGTCGACTCGCGGGGTCTCGAGTCCGACGGGCACCACACGTCACCCCCGCCCCGGTACACCGAGGCGAGCCTGATCAAGGCTCTCGAGGAGCGTGGCATCGGCCGGCCCTCGACGTACGCCGCGACGATCTCGGTGATCCAGGACCGCGGGTACGTGACGTCACGTGGCCAGGCACTGGTGCCGAGCTGGCTGGCGTTCGCCGTCACCCGACTGCTCGAGGAGCACTTCGACTGGCTCGTCGACTACGACTTCACGGCCGAGATGGAGAACGACCTCGACGCGATCGCCGCCGGGGAGAAGGAGCGCGTCGCCTGGTTGACCCGTTTCTACTTCGGTGACGGCACCGGCCGCACCGAGGGCGAGGGCCTGCGTCACCTGGTCGACGACCTCGGCGAGATCGATGCGCGGGAGATCAACTCCATCCCGATCGGCGAGGGCATCACCCTGCGTGTCGGTCGCTACGGGCCATACCTCGAGGGTCCCCCGGAGACCGCCGACGGCGAGCCCCGACGTGCGTCGGTGCCGCAGGAGCTCGCCCCCGACGAGCTCACCGTCGAGAAGGCCCTCGAGCTGTTCGAGACCCAGGTGGACGGTGACCTGGTGCTCGGCGACGACCCGTCGACGGGGACGACGATCGTGGCACGGTCCGGCCGCTTCGGTCCGTACGTGACCGAGCTGCTGCCCGAGCCCGAGCTCGACCCGGGCCTGTCGGCAGCCGCGAAGAAGAAGGCCCTCGCAGCCGCACCCAAGCCGCGCACCGCCTCGTTGCTCAAGTCCATGCAGCTCCAGACGATCACGCTCGAGGACGCCCTGCGGCTCCTGTCGCTGCCGCGGGTCGTCGGGATCGACCCGGAGTCCGGCGAGCCGATCACGGCGCAGAACGGTCGCTACGGGCCGTACCTGAAGAAGGGCACGGACTCGCGGACGCTCGCGTCCGAGGAGGCGATGTTCGACGTCACTCTCGAGGAGGCGCTCGCGATCTACGCGCAGCCCAAGCGCGGACGTGGTGCGACCACGACCCCGCCGCTGCGCGAGCTCGGCACCGACCCGACCTCCGAGCGCCCGATCGTCGTCAAGGAGGGCCGCTTCGGCGCCTACGTGACCGACGGGGTGACGAACAGGACCCTGCCGCGCGACGTCACCCCGGAGTCGATCACGCCGGAGCAGGCCGTCGAGCTCCTCGCCGAGAAGCGCGCCCAGGCCCCGACCAAGAAGAAGCCGCCAGCCCGCAAGCCCGCCGCGAAGAAGCCCGCCGCGAAGAAGCCGGCCGCCGCCAAGAAGTAG